In Ovis aries strain OAR_USU_Benz2616 breed Rambouillet chromosome 14, ARS-UI_Ramb_v3.0, whole genome shotgun sequence, a single genomic region encodes these proteins:
- the CEACAM1 gene encoding carcinoembryonic antigen-related cell adhesion molecule 1 isoform X4, which produces MESPSGPASRRHVPWKRLLLAVSLLTFWTPPTTAQLTIETVPPLAAEGSDVLLLAHNVSENPLGYAWHRGERVDNAQLIASYRVDNNATTNGSVYSGRETVYPNGTLLIRNVTQRDTGPYTLLVTKNDLQTEIQTGHLHIYPVLSTPVIISNNSNPREHEDTVVLTCGSETQNTSYMWWINNQSLPNSTRLELSEDKRSLTVFNVTRNDTGPYVCEARNPVSVSRSDPFTLNVLYPVAKPSLQASNTTVTEHEGPVVLTCLTDETGVSIRWFFKGQSLLLAQRMTLSSDNSTLTIDPVSREDTGDYQCEAFDRGNSNRSNPLRLHVKYQSTPESSSDLSVGAIVGIVIGAVAGVALIAALGYFVYTKTIRGASDQRDLTEHKSSDHNHSQGYSDSLPAKDVTKQRK; this is translated from the exons ATGGAGTCCCCGTCAGGCCCTGCAAGCAGGCGGCATGTGCCCTGGAAGAGGCTCCTGCTGGCAG TCTCACTCTTAACTTTCTGGACCCCGCCCACCACTGCCCAGCTCACTATTGAAACGGTGCCCCCCCTTGCTGCAGAAGGGTCGGATGTTCTTCTACTTGCCCACAACGTGTCAGAGAATCCTCTAGGctatgcctggcacagaggagaaAGGGTAGACAACGCCCAGCTAATTGCATCGTATAGGGTAGATAATAATGCAACTACCAATGGGTCTGTATACAGCGGACGGGAGACAGTTTACCCCAACGGAACCCTGCTGATCCGGAACGTCACCCAGAGAGACACAGGACCCTACACGCTGCTCGTTACAAAGAATGATTTACAGACAGAAATACAGACTGGACACCTCCACATATACC CGGTGCTATCCACACCCGTCATCATCAGCAACAACTCCAACCCCAGGGAGCACGAGGACACTGTGGTGTTAACATGTGGATCTGAGACCCAGAACACCTCCTACATGTGGTGGATCAACAATCAGAGCCTCCCCAACAGCACCAGGCTGGAACTGTCCGAGGACAAGAGGAGTCTCACTGTGTTCAATGTGACAAGGAATGACACAGGACCCTATGTGTGCGAAGCCCGGAACCCAGTGAGTGTCAGCCGCAGTGACCCATTCACCCTGAATGTCCTCT acCCAGTGGCAAAGCCCTCCCTCCAAGCCAGCAACACCACAGTCACAGAACACGAGGGCCCCGTGGTCCTGACCTGCCTCACAGATGAGACTGGGGTCTCCATACGCTGGTTCTTCAAAGGCCAGAGCCTCCTCCTCGCACAGAGGATGACACTGTCCTCAGACAACAGCACCCTCACCATAGACCCTGTCAGCAGAGAGGACACTGGGGATTATCAGTGTGAGGCCTTCGACAGGGGCAACTCCAATAGAAGCAACCCCCTCAGGCTGCATGTGAAAT ATCAATCGACACCAGAAAGCTCCTCTGACCTCTCAGTGGGCGCCATTGTCGGCATCGTGATTGGCGCCGTGGCTGGGGTGGCTCTGATAGCAGCCCTGGGGTATTTTGTGTACACCAAGACTATACGCGG GGCAAGTGACCAGCGCGATCTCACAGAGCACAAATCCTCAGATCACAACCACA GTCAAGGTTATTCTGACAGTTTACCTGCAAAG GATGTTACTAAGCAGAGAAAATAG
- the CEACAM1 gene encoding carcinoembryonic antigen-related cell adhesion molecule 1 isoform X3: MESPSGPASRRHVPWKRLLLAVSLLTFWTPPTTAQLTIETVPPLAAEGSDVLLLAHNVSENPLGYAWHRGERVDNAQLIASYRVDNNATTNGSVYSGRETVYPNGTLLIRNVTQRDTGPYTLLVTKNDLQTEIQTGHLHIYPVLSTPVIISNNSNPREHEDTVVLTCGSETQNTSYMWWINNQSLPNSTRLELSEDKRSLTVFNVTRNDTGPYVCEARNPVSVSRSDPFTLNVLYPVAKPSLQASNTTVTEHEGPVVLTCLTDETGVSIRWFFKGQSLLLAQRMTLSSDNSTLTIDPVSREDTGDYQCEAFDRGNSNRSNPLRLHVKYQSTPESSSDLSVGAIVGIVIGAVAGVALIAALGYFVYTKTIRGQGNQGPRRKTNEDMKGGAGGRESCAVSTARAGGGRDRTGREPKKSRNNPRPPGQ, translated from the exons ATGGAGTCCCCGTCAGGCCCTGCAAGCAGGCGGCATGTGCCCTGGAAGAGGCTCCTGCTGGCAG TCTCACTCTTAACTTTCTGGACCCCGCCCACCACTGCCCAGCTCACTATTGAAACGGTGCCCCCCCTTGCTGCAGAAGGGTCGGATGTTCTTCTACTTGCCCACAACGTGTCAGAGAATCCTCTAGGctatgcctggcacagaggagaaAGGGTAGACAACGCCCAGCTAATTGCATCGTATAGGGTAGATAATAATGCAACTACCAATGGGTCTGTATACAGCGGACGGGAGACAGTTTACCCCAACGGAACCCTGCTGATCCGGAACGTCACCCAGAGAGACACAGGACCCTACACGCTGCTCGTTACAAAGAATGATTTACAGACAGAAATACAGACTGGACACCTCCACATATACC CGGTGCTATCCACACCCGTCATCATCAGCAACAACTCCAACCCCAGGGAGCACGAGGACACTGTGGTGTTAACATGTGGATCTGAGACCCAGAACACCTCCTACATGTGGTGGATCAACAATCAGAGCCTCCCCAACAGCACCAGGCTGGAACTGTCCGAGGACAAGAGGAGTCTCACTGTGTTCAATGTGACAAGGAATGACACAGGACCCTATGTGTGCGAAGCCCGGAACCCAGTGAGTGTCAGCCGCAGTGACCCATTCACCCTGAATGTCCTCT acCCAGTGGCAAAGCCCTCCCTCCAAGCCAGCAACACCACAGTCACAGAACACGAGGGCCCCGTGGTCCTGACCTGCCTCACAGATGAGACTGGGGTCTCCATACGCTGGTTCTTCAAAGGCCAGAGCCTCCTCCTCGCACAGAGGATGACACTGTCCTCAGACAACAGCACCCTCACCATAGACCCTGTCAGCAGAGAGGACACTGGGGATTATCAGTGTGAGGCCTTCGACAGGGGCAACTCCAATAGAAGCAACCCCCTCAGGCTGCATGTGAAAT ATCAATCGACACCAGAAAGCTCCTCTGACCTCTCAGTGGGCGCCATTGTCGGCATCGTGATTGGCGCCGTGGCTGGGGTGGCTCTGATAGCAGCCCTGGGGTATTTTGTGTACACCAAGACTATACGCGG GCAGGGAAACCAAGGTCCAAGAAGGAAAACTAATGAGGACATgaaaggaggagcaggaggaagggagTCCTGTGCTGTGTCAACCGCaagagcaggaggagggagggacaggACTGGAAGAGAACCTAAGAAAAGCAGGAACAACCCAAGGCCTCCTGGGCAATAA
- the CEACAM1 gene encoding carcinoembryonic antigen-related cell adhesion molecule 1 isoform X5: MESPSGPASRRHVPWKRLLLAVSLLTFWTPPTTAQLTIETVPPLAAEGSDVLLLAHNVSENPLGYAWHRGERVDNAQLIASYRVDNNATTNGSVYSGRETVYPNGTLLIRNVTQRDTGPYTLLVTKNDLQTEIQTGHLHIYPVLSTPVIISNNSNPREHEDTVVLTCGSETQNTSYMWWINNQSLPNSTRLELSEDKRSLTVFNVTRNDTGPYVCEARNPVSVSRSDPFTLNVLYPVAKPSLQASNTTVTEHEGPVVLTCLTDETGVSIRWFFKGQSLLLAQRMTLSSDNSTLTIDPVSREDTGDYQCEAFDRGNSNRSNPLRLHVKYQSTPESSSDLSVGAIVGIVIGAVAGVALIAALGYFVYTKTIRGASDQRDLTEHKSSDHNHSQGYSDSLPAKNTHIN, translated from the exons ATGGAGTCCCCGTCAGGCCCTGCAAGCAGGCGGCATGTGCCCTGGAAGAGGCTCCTGCTGGCAG TCTCACTCTTAACTTTCTGGACCCCGCCCACCACTGCCCAGCTCACTATTGAAACGGTGCCCCCCCTTGCTGCAGAAGGGTCGGATGTTCTTCTACTTGCCCACAACGTGTCAGAGAATCCTCTAGGctatgcctggcacagaggagaaAGGGTAGACAACGCCCAGCTAATTGCATCGTATAGGGTAGATAATAATGCAACTACCAATGGGTCTGTATACAGCGGACGGGAGACAGTTTACCCCAACGGAACCCTGCTGATCCGGAACGTCACCCAGAGAGACACAGGACCCTACACGCTGCTCGTTACAAAGAATGATTTACAGACAGAAATACAGACTGGACACCTCCACATATACC CGGTGCTATCCACACCCGTCATCATCAGCAACAACTCCAACCCCAGGGAGCACGAGGACACTGTGGTGTTAACATGTGGATCTGAGACCCAGAACACCTCCTACATGTGGTGGATCAACAATCAGAGCCTCCCCAACAGCACCAGGCTGGAACTGTCCGAGGACAAGAGGAGTCTCACTGTGTTCAATGTGACAAGGAATGACACAGGACCCTATGTGTGCGAAGCCCGGAACCCAGTGAGTGTCAGCCGCAGTGACCCATTCACCCTGAATGTCCTCT acCCAGTGGCAAAGCCCTCCCTCCAAGCCAGCAACACCACAGTCACAGAACACGAGGGCCCCGTGGTCCTGACCTGCCTCACAGATGAGACTGGGGTCTCCATACGCTGGTTCTTCAAAGGCCAGAGCCTCCTCCTCGCACAGAGGATGACACTGTCCTCAGACAACAGCACCCTCACCATAGACCCTGTCAGCAGAGAGGACACTGGGGATTATCAGTGTGAGGCCTTCGACAGGGGCAACTCCAATAGAAGCAACCCCCTCAGGCTGCATGTGAAAT ATCAATCGACACCAGAAAGCTCCTCTGACCTCTCAGTGGGCGCCATTGTCGGCATCGTGATTGGCGCCGTGGCTGGGGTGGCTCTGATAGCAGCCCTGGGGTATTTTGTGTACACCAAGACTATACGCGG GGCAAGTGACCAGCGCGATCTCACAGAGCACAAATCCTCAGATCACAACCACA GTCAAGGTTATTCTGACAGTTTACCTGCAAAG AATACACATATAAACTGA
- the CEACAM1 gene encoding carcinoembryonic antigen-related cell adhesion molecule 1 isoform X1: MESPSGPASRRHVPWKRLLLAVSLLTFWTPPTTAQLTIETVPPLAAEGSDVLLLAHNVSENPLGYAWHRGERVDNAQLIASYRVDNNATTNGSVYSGRETVYPNGTLLIRNVTQRDTGPYTLLVTKNDLQTEIQTGHLHIYPVLSTPVIISNNSNPREHEDTVVLTCGSETQNTSYMWWINNQSLPNSTRLELSEDKRSLTVFNVTRNDTGPYVCEARNPVSVSRSDPFTLNVLYPVAKPSLQASNTTVTEHEGPVVLTCLTDETGVSIRWFFKGQSLLLAQRMTLSSDNSTLTIDPVSREDTGDYQCEAFDRGNSNRSNPLRLHVKYQSTPESSSDLSVGAIVGIVIGAVAGVALIAALGYFVYTKTIRGASDQRDLTEHKSSDHNHSQGYSDSLPAKVDEVEYSSLNFNAQELKKKATSASPTPTDTETIYSEVKKQ; the protein is encoded by the exons ATGGAGTCCCCGTCAGGCCCTGCAAGCAGGCGGCATGTGCCCTGGAAGAGGCTCCTGCTGGCAG TCTCACTCTTAACTTTCTGGACCCCGCCCACCACTGCCCAGCTCACTATTGAAACGGTGCCCCCCCTTGCTGCAGAAGGGTCGGATGTTCTTCTACTTGCCCACAACGTGTCAGAGAATCCTCTAGGctatgcctggcacagaggagaaAGGGTAGACAACGCCCAGCTAATTGCATCGTATAGGGTAGATAATAATGCAACTACCAATGGGTCTGTATACAGCGGACGGGAGACAGTTTACCCCAACGGAACCCTGCTGATCCGGAACGTCACCCAGAGAGACACAGGACCCTACACGCTGCTCGTTACAAAGAATGATTTACAGACAGAAATACAGACTGGACACCTCCACATATACC CGGTGCTATCCACACCCGTCATCATCAGCAACAACTCCAACCCCAGGGAGCACGAGGACACTGTGGTGTTAACATGTGGATCTGAGACCCAGAACACCTCCTACATGTGGTGGATCAACAATCAGAGCCTCCCCAACAGCACCAGGCTGGAACTGTCCGAGGACAAGAGGAGTCTCACTGTGTTCAATGTGACAAGGAATGACACAGGACCCTATGTGTGCGAAGCCCGGAACCCAGTGAGTGTCAGCCGCAGTGACCCATTCACCCTGAATGTCCTCT acCCAGTGGCAAAGCCCTCCCTCCAAGCCAGCAACACCACAGTCACAGAACACGAGGGCCCCGTGGTCCTGACCTGCCTCACAGATGAGACTGGGGTCTCCATACGCTGGTTCTTCAAAGGCCAGAGCCTCCTCCTCGCACAGAGGATGACACTGTCCTCAGACAACAGCACCCTCACCATAGACCCTGTCAGCAGAGAGGACACTGGGGATTATCAGTGTGAGGCCTTCGACAGGGGCAACTCCAATAGAAGCAACCCCCTCAGGCTGCATGTGAAAT ATCAATCGACACCAGAAAGCTCCTCTGACCTCTCAGTGGGCGCCATTGTCGGCATCGTGATTGGCGCCGTGGCTGGGGTGGCTCTGATAGCAGCCCTGGGGTATTTTGTGTACACCAAGACTATACGCGG GGCAAGTGACCAGCGCGATCTCACAGAGCACAAATCCTCAGATCACAACCACA GTCAAGGTTATTCTGACAGTTTACCTGCAAAG GTTGATGAAGTTGAATATTCCTCCCTGAACTTCAATGcccaggaattaaaaaaaaaagcaacttcaGCCTCCCCAACTCCAACAGATACAGAAACAATTTATTCAGAAGTGAAAAAACAGTAA
- the CEACAM1 gene encoding carcinoembryonic antigen-related cell adhesion molecule 1 isoform X6, whose translation MESPSGPASRRHVPWKRLLLAVSLLTFWTPPTTAQLTIETVPPLAAEGSDVLLLAHNVSENPLGYAWHRGERVDNAQLIASYRVDNNATTNGSVYSGRETVYPNGTLLIRNVTQRDTGPYTLLVTKNDLQTEIQTGHLHIYPVLSTPVIISNNSNPREHEDTVVLTCGSETQNTSYMWWINNQSLPNSTRLELSEDKRSLTVFNVTRNDTGPYVCEARNPVSVSRSDPFTLNVLYPVAKPSLQASNTTVTEHEGPVVLTCLTDETGVSIRWFFKGQSLLLAQRMTLSSDNSTLTIDPVSREDTGDYQCEAFDRGNSNRSNPLRLHVKYQSTPESSSDLSVGAIVGIVIGAVAGVALIAALGYFVYTKTIRGSRLF comes from the exons ATGGAGTCCCCGTCAGGCCCTGCAAGCAGGCGGCATGTGCCCTGGAAGAGGCTCCTGCTGGCAG TCTCACTCTTAACTTTCTGGACCCCGCCCACCACTGCCCAGCTCACTATTGAAACGGTGCCCCCCCTTGCTGCAGAAGGGTCGGATGTTCTTCTACTTGCCCACAACGTGTCAGAGAATCCTCTAGGctatgcctggcacagaggagaaAGGGTAGACAACGCCCAGCTAATTGCATCGTATAGGGTAGATAATAATGCAACTACCAATGGGTCTGTATACAGCGGACGGGAGACAGTTTACCCCAACGGAACCCTGCTGATCCGGAACGTCACCCAGAGAGACACAGGACCCTACACGCTGCTCGTTACAAAGAATGATTTACAGACAGAAATACAGACTGGACACCTCCACATATACC CGGTGCTATCCACACCCGTCATCATCAGCAACAACTCCAACCCCAGGGAGCACGAGGACACTGTGGTGTTAACATGTGGATCTGAGACCCAGAACACCTCCTACATGTGGTGGATCAACAATCAGAGCCTCCCCAACAGCACCAGGCTGGAACTGTCCGAGGACAAGAGGAGTCTCACTGTGTTCAATGTGACAAGGAATGACACAGGACCCTATGTGTGCGAAGCCCGGAACCCAGTGAGTGTCAGCCGCAGTGACCCATTCACCCTGAATGTCCTCT acCCAGTGGCAAAGCCCTCCCTCCAAGCCAGCAACACCACAGTCACAGAACACGAGGGCCCCGTGGTCCTGACCTGCCTCACAGATGAGACTGGGGTCTCCATACGCTGGTTCTTCAAAGGCCAGAGCCTCCTCCTCGCACAGAGGATGACACTGTCCTCAGACAACAGCACCCTCACCATAGACCCTGTCAGCAGAGAGGACACTGGGGATTATCAGTGTGAGGCCTTCGACAGGGGCAACTCCAATAGAAGCAACCCCCTCAGGCTGCATGTGAAAT ATCAATCGACACCAGAAAGCTCCTCTGACCTCTCAGTGGGCGCCATTGTCGGCATCGTGATTGGCGCCGTGGCTGGGGTGGCTCTGATAGCAGCCCTGGGGTATTTTGTGTACACCAAGACTATACGCGG GTCAAGGTTATTCTGA
- the CEACAM1 gene encoding carcinoembryonic antigen-related cell adhesion molecule 1 isoform X2 yields the protein MESPSGPASRRHVPWKRLLLAVSLLTFWTPPTTAQLTIETVPPLAAEGSDVLLLAHNVSENPLGYAWHRGERVDNAQLIASYRVDNNATTNGSVYSGRETVYPNGTLLIRNVTQRDTGPYTLLVTKNDLQTEIQTGHLHIYPVLSTPVIISNNSNPREHEDTVVLTCGSETQNTSYMWWINNQSLPNSTRLELSEDKRSLTVFNVTRNDTGPYVCEARNPVSVSRSDPFTLNVLYPVAKPSLQASNTTVTEHEGPVVLTCLTDETGVSIRWFFKGQSLLLAQRMTLSSDNSTLTIDPVSREDTGDYQCEAFDRGNSNRSNPLRLHVKYQSTPESSSDLSVGAIVGIVIGAVAGVALIAALGYFVYTKTIRGASDQRDLTEHKSSDHNHSQGYSDSLPAKFLTAATKKHYSHESTSLGLILAGTMDK from the exons ATGGAGTCCCCGTCAGGCCCTGCAAGCAGGCGGCATGTGCCCTGGAAGAGGCTCCTGCTGGCAG TCTCACTCTTAACTTTCTGGACCCCGCCCACCACTGCCCAGCTCACTATTGAAACGGTGCCCCCCCTTGCTGCAGAAGGGTCGGATGTTCTTCTACTTGCCCACAACGTGTCAGAGAATCCTCTAGGctatgcctggcacagaggagaaAGGGTAGACAACGCCCAGCTAATTGCATCGTATAGGGTAGATAATAATGCAACTACCAATGGGTCTGTATACAGCGGACGGGAGACAGTTTACCCCAACGGAACCCTGCTGATCCGGAACGTCACCCAGAGAGACACAGGACCCTACACGCTGCTCGTTACAAAGAATGATTTACAGACAGAAATACAGACTGGACACCTCCACATATACC CGGTGCTATCCACACCCGTCATCATCAGCAACAACTCCAACCCCAGGGAGCACGAGGACACTGTGGTGTTAACATGTGGATCTGAGACCCAGAACACCTCCTACATGTGGTGGATCAACAATCAGAGCCTCCCCAACAGCACCAGGCTGGAACTGTCCGAGGACAAGAGGAGTCTCACTGTGTTCAATGTGACAAGGAATGACACAGGACCCTATGTGTGCGAAGCCCGGAACCCAGTGAGTGTCAGCCGCAGTGACCCATTCACCCTGAATGTCCTCT acCCAGTGGCAAAGCCCTCCCTCCAAGCCAGCAACACCACAGTCACAGAACACGAGGGCCCCGTGGTCCTGACCTGCCTCACAGATGAGACTGGGGTCTCCATACGCTGGTTCTTCAAAGGCCAGAGCCTCCTCCTCGCACAGAGGATGACACTGTCCTCAGACAACAGCACCCTCACCATAGACCCTGTCAGCAGAGAGGACACTGGGGATTATCAGTGTGAGGCCTTCGACAGGGGCAACTCCAATAGAAGCAACCCCCTCAGGCTGCATGTGAAAT ATCAATCGACACCAGAAAGCTCCTCTGACCTCTCAGTGGGCGCCATTGTCGGCATCGTGATTGGCGCCGTGGCTGGGGTGGCTCTGATAGCAGCCCTGGGGTATTTTGTGTACACCAAGACTATACGCGG GGCAAGTGACCAGCGCGATCTCACAGAGCACAAATCCTCAGATCACAACCACA GTCAAGGTTATTCTGACAGTTTACCTGCAAAG TTTCTCACTGCAGCAACAAAGAAGCATTACTCCCATGAGTCCACCTCACTGGGCTTGATCCTGGCTGGGACCATGGACAAGTAA